A single window of Achromobacter xylosoxidans DNA harbors:
- a CDS encoding N-acyl-D-amino-acid deacylase family protein → MPAQPDPQEYDLIISGGLIADGLGGPARRADVAINGERIAAIGDGSGWRARRRIDASGRVVAPGFIDCHTHDDRALLGSPLMRPKVSQGVTTVITGNCGISLAPVHAPGDTVPPPLNLLAQHTGELYARMQDYAAALDASPAAVNSLALVGHSSLRVSAMERLDRPADKREIAAMRHALDQAMAAGAAGLSTGLYYPTAMHASTEEVIGVAEPLASWQGLYTTHLRDEADHVCDAMEEAFLIGRAADVPAILSHHKVTGKHNHGRTAETLALFDRARADQPLGMDVYPYAASSTILEPRRVPAGEKIIVTWSQTRPEIQGVDLRELAAREGKDPQRLAEELSPGGAIYFSMDEDDVKRVIGHGSVMIGSDGLPHDQRPHPRLWGAFSRVLGRYVREMRVLGMEEAIRRMTSLTAAQFGLRDRGVLRAGCYADVVVFDPAVVADLATFAEPLQPSAGIQAVLVNGQLVEEGGAPTGARPGRLLRGAERAAPGFETPAWAA, encoded by the coding sequence ATGCCCGCGCAACCCGACCCGCAGGAATACGACCTCATCATCAGCGGCGGCCTGATCGCCGACGGCCTGGGCGGCCCCGCGCGCCGCGCCGACGTGGCGATCAACGGCGAACGCATCGCCGCCATCGGCGACGGCTCGGGCTGGCGGGCGCGGCGCCGCATCGACGCGAGCGGCCGGGTGGTGGCGCCGGGCTTCATCGACTGCCACACCCACGATGACCGCGCCCTGCTCGGCTCGCCGCTGATGCGGCCCAAGGTCAGCCAGGGCGTCACCACCGTGATCACCGGCAACTGCGGCATCAGCCTGGCGCCGGTGCACGCGCCCGGCGATACGGTGCCGCCCCCATTGAACCTGCTGGCGCAGCACACCGGCGAACTGTACGCCCGCATGCAGGACTACGCCGCGGCCCTCGACGCCAGCCCGGCGGCGGTCAACAGCCTGGCGCTGGTGGGCCATTCCAGCCTGCGGGTGTCGGCCATGGAGCGCCTGGACCGCCCCGCCGACAAGCGCGAGATCGCCGCCATGCGCCATGCGCTGGACCAGGCCATGGCCGCCGGCGCGGCGGGCCTGTCCACCGGCCTGTACTACCCCACCGCGATGCACGCCAGCACCGAAGAGGTGATCGGGGTGGCCGAGCCGCTGGCGTCCTGGCAGGGCCTGTACACCACCCACCTGCGCGACGAGGCCGACCACGTCTGCGATGCCATGGAAGAAGCCTTCCTGATCGGCCGCGCCGCCGACGTGCCGGCGATCCTGTCGCACCACAAGGTCACCGGCAAGCACAACCACGGCCGCACCGCCGAAACGCTGGCGCTGTTCGACCGCGCCCGCGCCGACCAGCCGCTGGGCATGGACGTCTACCCCTACGCCGCCTCGTCCACCATCCTGGAGCCGCGCCGCGTGCCGGCCGGCGAAAAGATCATCGTCACCTGGTCGCAGACGCGGCCCGAGATCCAGGGCGTGGACCTGCGCGAACTGGCGGCGCGCGAGGGCAAGGATCCGCAGCGCCTGGCCGAGGAACTGTCGCCCGGCGGCGCCATCTACTTCTCGATGGACGAGGACGACGTCAAGCGCGTCATCGGCCATGGCAGCGTGATGATCGGCTCCGACGGCCTGCCCCACGACCAGCGGCCGCATCCGCGCCTGTGGGGCGCGTTCTCGCGGGTGTTGGGGCGCTACGTGCGCGAGATGCGGGTGCTGGGCATGGAAGAGGCGATCCGCCGCATGACCAGCCTGACGGCGGCCCAGTTCGGCCTGCGCGACCGCGGCGTGCTGCGCGCCGGCTGTTATGCCGACGTGGTGGTGTTCGACCCGGCCGTGGTGGCCGACCTGGCCACCTTCGCCGAACCGCTGCAACCGTCCGCCGGCATCCAGGCGGTGCTGGTCAACGGCCAATTGGTGGAAGAAGGCGGCGCGCCCACCGGCGCCCGGCCCGGCCGCCTGCTGCGCGGCGCGGAACGCGCCGCGCCCGGTTTCGAGACGCCCGCCTGGGCTGCCTGA
- a CDS encoding TetR/AcrR family transcriptional regulator produces MSRRENTERQILQALEDQIKETGMGGVGINAIAKRAGVSKELIYRYFDGMPGLMLAWMQEQDFWTRNPGLLAADESSQRSPGELVLSMLRAQIDALAGNETLREVRRWELIERNEVSAPLAERRERAARGFIDRVDGLTDDMDAPAVVSVMLAGVLYLMLRAKTESHFLGVPLRTQEGWDRINGALEHLVKHGFPDSLNQESLANLEARRKKPRPPADTET; encoded by the coding sequence ATGTCCCGACGTGAGAATACCGAGCGCCAGATACTGCAGGCCCTGGAAGACCAGATCAAGGAAACCGGCATGGGCGGCGTGGGCATCAACGCCATCGCCAAGCGCGCCGGCGTCAGCAAGGAACTGATCTACCGCTATTTCGACGGCATGCCTGGCCTGATGCTGGCCTGGATGCAGGAACAGGATTTCTGGACCCGCAACCCCGGCCTGCTGGCGGCCGACGAATCCAGCCAGCGCAGCCCCGGCGAACTGGTGCTGTCGATGCTGCGCGCGCAGATCGACGCGCTGGCCGGCAACGAGACGCTGCGCGAGGTGCGGCGCTGGGAACTGATCGAACGCAACGAGGTATCCGCGCCGCTGGCCGAACGCCGCGAACGCGCCGCGCGCGGCTTCATCGACCGCGTCGACGGCCTGACCGACGACATGGACGCGCCCGCCGTGGTCAGCGTGATGCTGGCGGGCGTGCTGTACCTGATGCTGCGCGCCAAGACCGAAAGCCACTTCCTGGGCGTGCCGCTGCGCACGCAGGAAGGCTGGGACCGCATCAATGGCGCGCTCGAACACCTGGTCAAGCACGGCTTTCCCGACTCGCTCAACCAAGAATCCCTGGCCAACCTGGAAGCGCGCCGCAAGAAACCCCGGCCGCCCGCCGACACCGAGACCTGA
- a CDS encoding DUF6963 family protein, with product MTIGIAAYGPNAGAAVRAAALGAELLGHGAQGGFAVFAVLDEQGRARHATVQRGGVTALDLPPDWLRARHAALIESGPDRPEPLAQFLPGADGVGLVTGHRLPNRPGADGVPLNQAVLRRLAAGEAAGVAVAEVLRAHPEVDAGLIALSAAGQLAWGNSARVARRPDQGQAWRDDGACRLAVLHNSIFPCPPLAEAMADLAWHLLTGGVGAYRALSLRAPVAISAGPRDRVLVDDRLRVTGIEQADPSLPATRRRANAVYLGSEVWQDGRHIGHTVSELVVDMADGRVSGLPDPARSLLIMKEPANVPT from the coding sequence ATGACCATCGGCATCGCGGCTTACGGACCGAACGCCGGCGCGGCGGTACGCGCCGCCGCCCTGGGCGCCGAGCTGCTGGGGCACGGCGCCCAGGGCGGCTTCGCCGTGTTCGCGGTGCTGGACGAGCAGGGCCGCGCGCGGCACGCGACCGTCCAGCGCGGCGGCGTGACCGCGCTGGACCTGCCGCCGGATTGGCTGCGGGCGCGCCATGCCGCCCTGATCGAAAGCGGCCCCGACCGCCCCGAACCGCTGGCGCAGTTCCTGCCCGGCGCCGACGGGGTCGGCCTGGTGACCGGCCACCGCCTGCCCAACCGGCCCGGCGCCGACGGCGTGCCGCTGAACCAGGCCGTGCTGCGACGCCTGGCGGCGGGCGAGGCCGCGGGGGTCGCCGTGGCCGAGGTGCTGCGGGCCCATCCGGAAGTCGACGCCGGCCTGATCGCGCTGTCCGCGGCGGGCCAACTGGCCTGGGGCAACAGCGCCCGCGTGGCGCGCCGGCCCGACCAGGGACAGGCCTGGCGCGACGACGGCGCCTGCCGGCTGGCGGTCCTGCACAATTCGATCTTCCCCTGCCCGCCCCTGGCCGAGGCCATGGCCGATCTGGCCTGGCACCTGCTGACCGGCGGCGTCGGCGCCTACCGCGCCCTGAGCCTGCGCGCGCCCGTGGCCATCAGCGCCGGCCCGCGCGACCGGGTGCTGGTGGACGACCGCCTGCGCGTCACCGGCATCGAACAGGCCGACCCGTCGCTGCCGGCGACGCGGCGGCGCGCCAATGCCGTCTACCTGGGCAGCGAAGTCTGGCAAGATGGCAGGCATATCGGCCATACCGTCAGCGAACTGGTTGTGGACATGGCCGACGGTCGGGTGTCCGGTCTGCCGGACCCCGCCCGCTCCCTCCTCATCATGAAGGAACCGGCCAATGTCCCGACGTGA
- a CDS encoding carbohydrate ABC transporter permease, translated as MRNDAARVAGEGWRPWLVGAGVALVAFWCLFPLYWTLKASFMDESAIIMGVAHHAGGYTFENYLRVLGLSSSDSIFGGQTRAIMAGFVNSALVALPAAAAGTAIATLAGYVLGRFEFPFKGPLLYVLLASRTLPPIALLIPYYVFFAAIGLAGSLFGLWIVYLTAVIPLLSWVLMGYFASLPVEIERAARMDGCTRWQMLRHVTLPMALPGIAAAFIIAFLVGWNDLLFAIVLTGGTSAQTLSAALLGLSPLMPGFRADLGLFAAASMLAALPPLALAMLFQRFITNLNIVDPVTSNTD; from the coding sequence ATGCGCAATGACGCGGCCCGCGTGGCCGGCGAAGGCTGGCGCCCCTGGCTGGTGGGCGCGGGCGTGGCCCTGGTGGCGTTCTGGTGCCTATTCCCGCTGTACTGGACGCTGAAGGCCTCGTTCATGGACGAGTCGGCCATCATCATGGGCGTGGCGCACCATGCGGGCGGCTACACCTTCGAGAACTACCTGCGGGTGCTGGGCCTGTCCAGTTCCGATTCGATCTTCGGCGGCCAGACCCGCGCCATCATGGCCGGCTTCGTCAACAGCGCGCTGGTGGCGCTGCCGGCCGCGGCCGCCGGCACCGCCATCGCCACGCTGGCCGGCTATGTGCTGGGGCGCTTCGAGTTTCCGTTCAAGGGACCGCTGCTGTACGTGCTGCTGGCCTCGCGCACGCTGCCGCCGATCGCGCTGCTGATTCCTTACTACGTGTTCTTCGCCGCCATCGGCCTGGCCGGCAGCCTGTTCGGGCTGTGGATCGTCTACCTGACCGCCGTGATCCCGCTGCTGTCGTGGGTGCTGATGGGCTATTTCGCCTCGCTGCCGGTCGAGATCGAACGGGCCGCGCGCATGGACGGCTGCACCCGCTGGCAGATGCTGCGGCACGTGACGCTGCCGATGGCGCTGCCGGGCATCGCGGCGGCCTTCATCATCGCCTTCCTGGTGGGCTGGAACGACCTGCTGTTCGCCATCGTGCTGACCGGCGGCACCTCGGCGCAGACGCTGTCGGCGGCGCTGCTGGGCCTGTCGCCGCTGATGCCGGGCTTTCGCGCCGACCTGGGGCTGTTCGCCGCCGCCAGCATGCTGGCCGCCCTGCCGCCGCTGGCGCTGGCCATGCTGTTCCAGCGCTTCATCACCAACCTGAACATCGTCGATCCCGTGACGAGCAACACGGACTAG
- a CDS encoding carbohydrate ABC transporter permease, with amino-acid sequence MSAASLPRASLPLPARGGKEMSDLGFALTVIIAVYALNTLIIGVPLGYSFWLSLHDTNAILRTQEFVGADLYAEVLSDSAVTDAIWRSLGFVAMCVAGSFVAALGIALVLNEDMPLRGLVRGLALLPWAMSQVVTATVFSFLLNPSFGALTGLLAPLGLAGPGTVWLSSDWALFWVALAFVWHVAPLGSFFYLAALQTIPRDLYRAARVDGAGPLARFRHITLPHLKHTTLIVLVVMTVEAVRQFDLLFSLTRGGPGTSTQILPLLIFRYNFEFSKYGLASAAAFLLTVLSLLLATAYFMLIRKKRPQGGNHAQ; translated from the coding sequence ATGAGCGCCGCCAGCCTGCCGCGCGCGTCCCTGCCGCTGCCCGCGCGCGGCGGCAAGGAGATGTCGGACCTGGGCTTCGCGCTCACGGTGATCATCGCGGTGTACGCGCTCAACACCCTCATCATCGGCGTGCCGCTGGGCTATTCATTCTGGCTCAGCCTGCACGACACCAACGCGATACTGCGGACCCAGGAATTCGTCGGCGCCGACCTGTATGCCGAGGTGCTGTCCGACAGCGCCGTCACCGACGCCATCTGGCGCAGCCTGGGCTTCGTGGCGATGTGCGTGGCCGGCTCGTTCGTGGCGGCGCTGGGCATCGCCCTGGTGCTGAACGAGGACATGCCGCTGCGCGGCCTGGTGCGCGGCCTGGCATTGCTGCCGTGGGCCATGTCGCAGGTGGTGACGGCGACGGTGTTCTCGTTCCTGCTCAACCCCAGCTTCGGCGCGCTCACGGGACTGCTGGCGCCGCTCGGACTGGCCGGGCCGGGGACGGTGTGGCTGAGCAGCGACTGGGCCCTGTTCTGGGTGGCGCTGGCCTTCGTCTGGCACGTCGCGCCGCTGGGCAGCTTCTTCTACCTGGCGGCGCTGCAGACCATTCCGCGCGACCTGTACCGCGCCGCGCGGGTGGACGGCGCCGGTCCGCTGGCGCGCTTTCGCCACATCACGCTGCCGCACCTGAAGCACACCACGCTGATCGTGCTGGTGGTGATGACGGTGGAGGCCGTGCGCCAGTTCGACCTGCTGTTCTCGCTGACGCGCGGCGGGCCCGGCACGTCCACGCAGATCCTGCCGCTGCTGATCTTCCGCTACAACTTCGAGTTCTCGAAGTACGGCCTGGCCTCGGCCGCCGCGTTCCTGCTGACGGTGCTGTCGCTGCTGCTGGCCACCGCCTACTTCATGCTGATCCGCAAGAAGCGCCCGCAAGGAGGCAACCATGCGCAATGA
- a CDS encoding ABC transporter ATP-binding protein — MASVSLQGIEKSYTHFQAVRSLDLDIRDGEFVVLLGPSGCGKTTTLNMIAGLDTPTGGQIRIDDRRVDQVPPHRRNVAMVFQSIALYPHMTVRENIGFPLRMQKLPAAEVRGKVERAAALLRVESMLDRKPYQLSGGQRQRVAIGRAVVRDPDLFLFDEPLSSLDAKLRTDMRVELKRLHRSLNATFIYVTHDQVEAMTLADRIAVMSGGNLLQFADPDTIYRRPATMEVADFIGNPGMNFLRGTLETHDGAPALRTAGGAYPLPAALAAAARGLPAGSEAAIGIRPEAMAPAPLAGDGLLLQGQVWAVEPVGSDQFVDIITAGEDGPRLRARLSPERRYEVGAPIALALPAARLYLFDAAGLRVHGGEEPRA; from the coding sequence ATGGCCAGCGTCTCCCTGCAAGGCATCGAGAAGTCATACACCCACTTCCAGGCAGTGCGCTCGCTCGACCTGGACATCCGCGACGGCGAATTCGTGGTGCTGCTGGGGCCGTCGGGCTGCGGCAAGACCACCACGCTGAACATGATCGCCGGCCTGGACACGCCCACCGGCGGCCAGATCCGCATCGACGACCGGCGCGTGGACCAGGTGCCGCCGCACCGGCGCAACGTGGCCATGGTGTTCCAGAGCATCGCGCTGTATCCGCACATGACGGTGCGCGAGAACATCGGCTTTCCGCTGCGCATGCAGAAGCTGCCGGCCGCCGAAGTGCGCGGCAAGGTCGAGCGGGCGGCCGCGCTGCTGCGGGTCGAATCGATGCTGGACCGCAAGCCCTACCAGCTGTCGGGCGGGCAGCGCCAGCGCGTGGCCATCGGCCGCGCGGTGGTGCGCGACCCCGACCTGTTCCTGTTCGACGAGCCGCTGTCCAGCCTGGACGCCAAGCTGCGCACCGACATGCGGGTCGAGCTCAAGCGCCTGCATCGCAGCCTGAACGCGACCTTCATCTACGTCACCCACGACCAGGTCGAGGCCATGACGCTGGCGGACCGCATCGCCGTCATGTCGGGCGGCAACCTGCTGCAGTTCGCCGACCCGGACACCATCTACCGTCGCCCCGCGACCATGGAAGTGGCGGACTTCATCGGCAACCCCGGCATGAACTTCCTGCGCGGCACGCTGGAGACGCACGACGGCGCGCCGGCGCTGCGCACCGCGGGCGGCGCCTATCCGCTGCCCGCCGCGCTGGCGGCCGCCGCGCGCGGGCTGCCGGCGGGCAGCGAGGCGGCGATCGGCATCCGCCCCGAAGCCATGGCGCCGGCGCCGCTGGCCGGCGACGGCCTGCTGCTGCAAGGCCAGGTGTGGGCGGTGGAACCGGTCGGATCGGACCAGTTCGTCGACATCATCACCGCCGGCGAGGACGGCCCGCGCCTGCGCGCCCGCCTGTCGCCGGAACGGCGCTACGAAGTCGGCGCGCCGATCGCGCTGGCGCTGCCCGCGGCCCGCCTGTACCTGTTCGACGCCGCCGGCCTGCGGGTCCATGGCGGCGAGGAGCCGCGCGCATGA
- a CDS encoding ABC transporter substrate-binding protein, protein MPQPLHPDGRPNPVPADAQRRDFILRGAAGLAGAAGLAAGGWPLRALAQAASPLTFAFWPWGSEIVQQGAARFTQESGVPVNLSPIPGDYAAVLETQLAAKAPLDMFYAQRGQASRWYAAGWIRPIDDMPGLADIQKQMFPGIVEDAKATDGRYLGLTYYNGGPYALFRNEKMLGEAGYGGTANAADYPRDWATVEKQAREIKQKGLAQHPMLMPWYNAWTGLPWALIAQCFAEGERFVDGELRATFGPDTPLTKVLSDWKRWWDDELVQRAVLTWSGTETSSSWMKGQHAFHLNIDYYSFNYNDPAKSQIAEYSSYNPVVPGATHDTVLVGHALLCMSTRKRSDAEQAALWELVKYFGYRDRAGQLTTHKNWIAKANLEVPFPELYRDPESRAAIMKWMYPAHREQVYQWLFEGREKAVAANILKAPWYQEWDTGMHEMIAQDMLIKGTRTPAQVATELRARWDGLYKKYAKILKRS, encoded by the coding sequence ATGCCCCAGCCCCTCCATCCCGATGGCCGCCCCAACCCGGTTCCGGCCGACGCCCAGCGTCGCGACTTCATCCTGCGCGGCGCCGCGGGCCTGGCCGGCGCGGCCGGGCTGGCGGCCGGCGGCTGGCCCCTGCGGGCGCTGGCACAGGCCGCCTCGCCGCTGACCTTCGCCTTCTGGCCCTGGGGCAGCGAGATCGTGCAACAGGGCGCCGCCCGCTTCACGCAGGAAAGCGGCGTGCCGGTGAATCTGTCGCCGATCCCCGGCGACTACGCCGCCGTGCTGGAAACCCAACTGGCCGCAAAGGCGCCACTGGACATGTTCTATGCGCAGCGCGGCCAGGCCTCGCGCTGGTACGCGGCCGGCTGGATCCGCCCGATCGACGACATGCCCGGGCTGGCGGACATCCAGAAGCAGATGTTCCCCGGCATCGTCGAGGACGCCAAGGCCACCGACGGCCGCTACCTCGGCCTGACCTATTACAACGGCGGCCCCTACGCGCTGTTCCGCAACGAGAAGATGCTGGGCGAGGCAGGCTACGGCGGCACCGCCAACGCCGCCGACTACCCGCGGGACTGGGCCACGGTCGAAAAACAGGCGCGCGAAATCAAGCAAAAAGGGTTGGCGCAGCACCCGATGCTGATGCCCTGGTACAACGCCTGGACCGGCCTGCCATGGGCCCTCATCGCGCAATGCTTCGCCGAGGGCGAGCGCTTCGTCGACGGCGAGCTGCGCGCCACCTTCGGCCCCGACACGCCGCTGACCAAGGTGCTGAGCGACTGGAAGCGCTGGTGGGACGATGAACTGGTGCAGCGCGCCGTGCTGACGTGGTCGGGCACCGAAACCTCCAGCTCCTGGATGAAGGGCCAGCACGCCTTCCACCTGAACATCGATTACTACAGCTTCAACTACAACGATCCCGCCAAGAGCCAGATCGCCGAATACTCCAGCTACAACCCGGTGGTGCCGGGCGCCACCCACGACACCGTGCTGGTGGGGCATGCGCTGTTGTGCATGTCGACGCGCAAGCGCAGCGACGCCGAGCAGGCCGCGCTGTGGGAACTGGTGAAGTACTTCGGCTACCGCGACCGCGCCGGGCAACTGACCACGCACAAGAACTGGATCGCCAAGGCCAACCTGGAAGTGCCCTTTCCCGAGCTTTACCGCGATCCCGAAAGCCGCGCCGCCATCATGAAATGGATGTACCCGGCGCATCGGGAGCAGGTCTACCAATGGCTGTTCGAGGGGCGCGAGAAGGCCGTGGCCGCCAATATCCTGAAGGCCCCCTGGTACCAGGAATGGGATACCGGCATGCATGAGATGATCGCGCAGGACATGCTGATCAAGGGCACCCGCACGCCCGCGCAAGTGGCCACCGAGCTGCGCGCGCGCTGGGACGGCCTGTACAAGAAGTACGCCAAGATCCTCAAGCGGAGCTGA
- a CDS encoding Nudix family hydrolase produces MSDKIIDVAAGLILRPDGMLLLGQRPEGKPWSGWWELPGGKLEPGETVLQALARELQEEIGIRVTQSRPWVTYVHAYPHTTVRLAFCHVTGWEGEPRSLENQRLEWVDPANAASVGDLLPATLPPLRWLQLPTAYGISSIGSRAGLSAFLGRLDAALARGVRLVQLREPQWPDGPASASLHEALQQIVKRCRAAGARVLVNSAHPAAWWREADGVHLRSADAARLTSRPELRAGALVGVSAHDNAQVVHARELGADFAVLGPVLDTPSHPGAPTLGWDGFVAGNRDAGIPVFALGGQSTQTVSQALRHGAHGIAGIRGLI; encoded by the coding sequence ATGTCTGACAAAATCATCGATGTCGCCGCCGGCCTGATCCTGCGTCCGGACGGCATGCTGTTGCTGGGGCAACGCCCCGAAGGCAAGCCCTGGTCGGGCTGGTGGGAGCTGCCCGGCGGCAAGCTCGAACCCGGCGAGACCGTGCTGCAGGCGCTGGCGCGCGAGCTGCAGGAAGAGATCGGCATCCGCGTGACGCAATCTCGCCCGTGGGTGACCTACGTGCACGCCTACCCGCACACCACGGTGCGCCTGGCGTTCTGCCACGTCACCGGCTGGGAAGGCGAGCCGCGCAGCCTGGAGAACCAGCGCCTGGAATGGGTCGACCCGGCCAACGCCGCGTCCGTCGGCGACCTGCTGCCCGCCACCCTGCCGCCGCTGCGCTGGCTGCAGCTGCCGACCGCCTATGGCATCAGTTCGATCGGCTCGCGCGCCGGCCTGTCGGCGTTCCTGGGCCGGCTGGACGCGGCGCTGGCGCGCGGCGTCAGGCTGGTGCAACTGCGTGAACCGCAGTGGCCCGACGGCCCGGCCTCGGCCTCGCTGCACGAGGCGCTGCAGCAGATCGTCAAGCGCTGCCGTGCCGCCGGCGCCCGCGTGCTGGTCAACAGCGCCCATCCAGCCGCCTGGTGGCGCGAGGCCGACGGCGTGCACCTGCGCAGCGCCGACGCCGCAAGGCTGACCTCGCGCCCCGAATTGCGGGCAGGCGCCCTGGTCGGCGTCTCGGCGCACGACAACGCCCAGGTGGTGCATGCGCGCGAGCTGGGCGCGGACTTCGCCGTGCTCGGCCCCGTGCTGGACACGCCCTCGCACCCCGGCGCGCCGACGCTGGGCTGGGACGGCTTCGTCGCCGGCAACCGCGACGCCGGCATCCCGGTCTTCGCGCTCGGCGGGCAATCCACCCAGACGGTCTCGCAGGCCCTGCGCCACGGCGCGCACGGCATCGCCGGCATTCGCGGCCTGATCTGA
- a CDS encoding ATP-binding protein, with amino-acid sequence MTATEFTTLIQRAERVLAQLEAWLPPAPPDIDWNAHAFRWRKRGSRGWLDAVRHVARIELEDLQHIERQKGIIDRNTVQFIEKKPANNVLMTGARGTGKSSLVKAMLAAYGDRGLRLIEVDKSDLGDLADIVELVAARPERFIVFCDDLSFEEGEAGYKALKSVLDGSVAASGDNVLIYATSNRRHLMPEYMSENLQAKHQPDGEIHPGETVEEKISLSERFGLWLSFYPFKQDDYLDIVYHWLRELGCPEAQIEPSRTEALQWTIERGSRSGRVAYQFARDWAARHV; translated from the coding sequence GTGACCGCGACCGAATTCACCACCCTCATCCAGCGCGCCGAGCGCGTCCTGGCCCAGCTCGAAGCCTGGCTGCCGCCCGCCCCTCCCGACATCGACTGGAACGCCCACGCGTTCCGCTGGCGCAAGCGCGGTTCGCGCGGCTGGCTCGACGCCGTGCGCCACGTGGCCCGCATCGAACTCGAAGACCTGCAGCACATCGAGCGCCAGAAGGGCATCATCGACCGCAACACCGTGCAGTTCATCGAGAAGAAGCCCGCCAACAACGTGCTCATGACCGGCGCCCGCGGCACCGGCAAGAGCTCGCTGGTCAAGGCCATGCTGGCGGCCTACGGCGACCGCGGCCTGCGCCTGATCGAGGTCGACAAGTCCGACCTGGGCGACCTGGCCGACATCGTCGAACTGGTGGCCGCGCGCCCCGAGCGCTTCATCGTGTTCTGCGACGACCTGTCGTTCGAGGAAGGCGAGGCCGGCTACAAGGCGCTCAAGTCCGTGCTGGACGGCTCGGTGGCCGCCTCGGGCGACAACGTGCTGATCTACGCCACCTCCAACCGGCGCCACCTGATGCCGGAATACATGAGCGAGAACCTGCAGGCCAAGCACCAGCCCGACGGCGAGATCCACCCCGGCGAAACCGTCGAGGAGAAGATCTCGCTGTCCGAGCGCTTCGGCCTGTGGCTGTCGTTCTATCCCTTCAAGCAGGACGACTACCTCGACATCGTCTACCACTGGCTGCGCGAGCTGGGCTGCCCGGAAGCGCAGATCGAGCCCTCGCGCACCGAGGCCTTGCAGTGGACGATCGAGCGCGGTTCGCGCTCGGGACGCGTCGCCTATCAATTCGCCCGTGACTGGGCTGCCCGCCATGTCTGA
- the argJ gene encoding bifunctional glutamate N-acetyltransferase/amino-acid acetyltransferase ArgJ — translation MAVNLQIPSESEIFPVAGVEIGVTEAGIRKANRRDLTVFRLAEGSSVAGVFTRNRFCAAPVQVCQAHLADGGPIRALVINTGNANAGTGAEGLKKAQDTCAELGRLLGVPAAQVLPFSTGVILEPLPLDRLFAGLPGAIANLGADHWSSAAHGIMTTDTLPKISSRRVQIGGKTVTFTGISKGAGMIRPNMATMLSFLATDAGIAQPLLRKLAVEIADASFNRITVDGDTSTNDSFIIVATGKSGVEVNAESDAAYAAVREALTAAALELAQKIVRDAEGATKFMTIRVEEAGNTEEALKVAYAVAHSPLVKTAFFASDPNLGRILAAVGYAGIDDLDVSKIRLWLDDVLVAKDGGRNPAYQEADGQRVMKQAEITVRIALGRGQVSDTVYTCDFSHEYVSINADYRS, via the coding sequence ATGGCCGTTAACCTGCAGATCCCCTCCGAGTCCGAAATTTTCCCTGTTGCCGGCGTTGAAATCGGCGTCACCGAGGCCGGCATCCGCAAAGCCAACCGACGCGACCTGACCGTATTCCGCCTGGCCGAAGGCAGCAGCGTGGCCGGCGTGTTCACCCGCAACCGCTTCTGCGCCGCCCCCGTGCAGGTCTGCCAGGCCCACCTGGCCGACGGCGGCCCGATCCGCGCGCTGGTCATCAACACCGGCAACGCCAACGCCGGCACCGGCGCCGAGGGCCTGAAGAAGGCCCAGGACACCTGCGCCGAACTCGGTCGCCTGCTGGGCGTGCCCGCCGCCCAGGTGCTGCCGTTCTCGACCGGCGTGATCCTGGAGCCGCTGCCGCTGGACCGCCTGTTCGCCGGCCTGCCGGGCGCCATCGCCAACCTGGGCGCCGACCATTGGTCCAGCGCCGCGCACGGCATCATGACCACCGACACGCTGCCCAAGATCTCGTCGCGCCGCGTCCAGATCGGCGGCAAGACCGTCACCTTCACCGGCATCAGCAAGGGCGCCGGCATGATCCGCCCCAACATGGCGACCATGCTGAGCTTCCTGGCCACCGACGCCGGCATCGCCCAGCCGCTCTTGCGCAAGCTGGCGGTCGAGATCGCCGACGCCTCGTTCAACCGCATCACCGTGGACGGCGACACCTCCACCAATGACTCGTTCATCATCGTCGCCACCGGCAAGTCGGGCGTCGAGGTCAATGCCGAATCCGACGCCGCCTACGCCGCCGTGCGCGAGGCCCTGACCGCCGCCGCGCTGGAACTGGCGCAGAAGATCGTGCGCGACGCCGAAGGCGCCACCAAGTTCATGACCATCCGCGTGGAAGAGGCCGGCAACACCGAGGAAGCCCTCAAGGTGGCCTACGCCGTGGCCCATTCGCCGCTGGTCAAGACCGCCTTCTTCGCCTCGGACCCCAACCTGGGCCGCATCCTGGCCGCCGTGGGCTATGCCGGCATCGACGACCTGGACGTGTCGAAGATCCGCCTGTGGCTCGACGACGTGCTGGTGGCCAAGGACGGCGGCCGCAACCCGGCCTACCAGGAGGCCGATGGCCAGCGCGTGATGAAGCAGGCCGAGATCACCGTGCGCATCGCGCTGGGCCGCGGCCAGGTCAGCGACACCGTCTACACCTGCGATTTCTCGCACGAGTACGTGTCGATCAACGCCGACTACCGTTCCTGA